The Solidesulfovibrio fructosivorans JJ] DNA segment TTTGAGAGAATCTCCAGGGTGCTTTTTACAATTGCGAACAAGATTTCAAGTATTGCCTATCAAAATTTACAGCAGGCTCGCTACATTAATGCTCTTAAACTAGCTGAGTCAGAATTGGCCACGACACGTAATTATCTTTCTAATATTATCGACTCCATGCCTTCCGTGCTCATTGGTGTTGATACAGGTTGCAAGATAACGCAATGGAATGTGAAGGCTTCCAAAACTACAAGACAGGATTCGCATGAAGTGCTTGGAAAAAGAATTGATGAAGTTTTGCCAAGATTGTCTTGTGAGTTGGAGCGGATAGAAGAGGCAATGCGCACTCGAACAGCTATATCCGACTCTCTGCAAACTGTTGTAAATGGAGGTAAAATATATGAAGATATTGTAATTTATCCTTTGGTTGCTAATGGCATAAACGGAGCCGTTATGCTTATCAATGATGTAACCGATCGTATTAGACTTGAACAGATGATGGTTCAGTCTGAGAAAATGGCATCTGTCGGTGGATTAGCTGCCGGTATGGCACACGAGATCAACAACCCGCTGAGTTCTATTCTTCAAGCGGCTCAAGTCTGTCTGATGCAGGTCAATCCGGAAAGTGCCTCCAATAAAAATGTAGCTGAGACTTGTGGTTGCACCATGGAAGCTGTGCATTGCTACCTTGAAGAACGTCGCGTGCTCAAATTCCTGGATGGCATCCATGAAGCAGGGAAGCGCGCGGCTGGTATTGTGTCCAGTATGTTAGAGTTTTCCCGCAAGAGTGAATTGCATAGGGCTCCAACCAATATTCACGATATTTTGGACAAGAGTGTGAAACTGGCGGCAACTGACTATGATCTTAAAAAGAAATATGATTTTCGACATATCACTATAGAGCGATACTATGAGCCAGGGCTGCCCCTTATTAACTGTAACCGCACCGAAATCGAGCAGGTTATTCTTAACCTCCTAAAGAACGCGGCTCAAGCCATCGCGGGCCAATCACAGCACGAAAAAGTACCGACTATCAGCCTACGTACCAGGCGAACTGCCAGCGCTGTTAGAATAGAGGTGTCCGATAATGGTCCCGGTATGACCGAGGCGGTGCGCCGGAGGGTCTTCGAACCCTTTTTTACCACCAAGGAAGTCGGTGAGGGCACAGGACTTGGTTTGTCGGTCGCGTATTTTATCGTTACCTCCAATCATGACGGCTCGATCTCTGTAGAATCGGAGCCAGGAAAGGGCGCTACGTTCATTGTGGAACTTCCTCTCTCAGAGGGAGGGGGCGGTGTTCCTGGTTGATTGGGCAGTTTGGCGGCGCGCTTAAGTGATAGTCCGGTTGCTGCTCATGCCGCCTTGGCGGCCGAGTGGCCATCCCGGGGTACGCCCAGGGGATGGCGGCCGTCAAAAGCCGTATGCGGTCGCTGCTCATTGTAGAAGCGGAACCAGTTTCAGAGCGCCTGGCGAGCCTGGCTGCCGGTTTCGAACTCTCGCAGGGAGGCGCACTCCCCTTTCACCGCGCGCCACTTTCGCCTTAAACTCCGCTGAAACTTCCGTCGCTTGGACATCGAAAACTGTCCTCCCTCGTCGAGGACGAGAGCGCAACAGGCTGTCCCAATTTTCCGCGACCGCCTCAAGGCCGCCCGGGCGGGCTTGCGCTCACGGTCTGGCGGCTCCGGCCGGTTCCATCAGGGCCCGGGCCTCGGTCAGGTCCTTGTTCCAGAAGAGTTTGAAGAACCCCCTGGTTTCCTTGACCATGTCATAGGTGAAGACGTCGGGATAGAGGGCCTGGGCCACGAGCTCCGGCGGCGTGTAGGCCACGCCGCCCCGCCCGTCGGAGAGCCGTACTCCGGTTGCCCCCCCACCAGCCTGTCGATGCGCAGCTCTCCCACCTCCGGGCCGAGGTGGCGCGACAAGGCTGCCGCCGCGACCTCAAAGAGCCACTCCCCGGCGGGAAGCGGCGACTCCCAGGACTCCGATGCGTCGTTCATGACGCCTCCTCTTGCCGGCGCGACGTTGCCATGGCCCTGGCCTCGTATCGTGTCCTCGGAGAACACGACTTGCTCTTCGAGGATAACATGCTTGAATGGTTTATTTTAGCCCTAAAAAATATGTCCGTGTATTTTAGGGGGGCAACGCTAGAATTCCAACCGGATGCCGGCCACGGCGTTAAACGGCGCGCCCGGGTAGTAATAGATGGAGGAATTCGCCGTGCTGTCGTCGCTCGAGCGGATGACGGCGATATAACGCTGGTCCAGAATGTTCTGGAGATCCAGGGTCAGGGTTACCTTCTTGCTGCCGAGCACGTTGGGGATATCGTAGGCCACGGAAAGGTCCACGATATGGTAGCCGTTAACCGACTGTTTGTTCTGGACGTCGCCGTAGCGCAGGTCCATGTAACGGTAGGTAGGCGTGAAGGTGAGCTTGTCGTACTTGGCGATCGCCCCGAATTTCGCCTGCCACAGCGGGACGTCCGGCACCTGGTTGCCCTTGATGTTCAAGGTGGTGTTGAGCGCCGTGTTCAGGTTCTTGGTGAAGGTGAAACGGTTGTAGGAACCGGCGCCGAAGAGGGTCAGCCAGGACGTGGCCTTCCACGAAGCCTCCAACTCGCCGCCGATGGATTCGGCCTCGGCGTTGGTCTGGCTGTAGGAGCCGCCGACCAGACTGTCATAGACGGTGACTTGCTTGTTGTAGTGCCTGGAGTAGTAGAAGGTCGGCGACAAGCTGAACGTGCCGTTGGCGAAACGCAGGCCGACGTCGAAATTGTCCGCCGTTTCCAGCTTCATGTCGTCCCACAGACTCTGGAACGTGATGCCGGCGGCCTGGAACTTGGCCAGGTATTTGGAATAGCCGTTGTAAAACGGCCCCTGGGGCGGGCAGGCGTAGGTGCGGCCGTACATGAAGCGGGCCGAGAGCTGGTCGGTCAGGTCGTAGCTGATGCCGGCGTTGGGCAGCCAGACGTCCTTGGCGGTCTTTTTCGCGCTCAGGTTCGCATTGGGCGTAAGCAGCGTGTCGAGGACATCGTCGTAGGTGCCGTCCGGCACGCCGGCGGTGTTGTAGGCGGTGACAGACGGGAAATTGACGGACAGGTAGCGCAGGCCCGCGGACAGATGCACCTTGCCGAGGTCGGTCTTGGTTTGCAGATAGGGCGAATGGAAGATGCGGTCCCCGACCTCGGCCAGGTTGCTCCAGCTGCCGAAGTAGGAGCCGTAGTCCTGCAGGTTGAAGGTCCGTACGCTGGCCGGCACGGGAGGATACAGCGCCAGGTTCTGGTACCAGTAGCCGAGCTTGACGGTCACCGGGTCGAGCTTCTGTTCGATCTCGGCGAAATAGCCGAACTGCCGCTGCTCGTAGTCCATGACGGTATAGGTGTAGCCTTTGCCGGACGCCTTGGCGCTGTTGGCGGCCGTATTGTAGCGGCGTCCGTCGTTGCCGGCGTAGTACGGCCTGAAGGACGCCGTGGCTCCCTGCCAGAGCTTGGCCTCGAGCTTGCCGAACATGGACCATTCGTCGAAGTACTGCCGGTTGTAGCCGTAGTAGGCGTAGTCCACGGACGGAGTGCCGGTCATTTCGCCCGTGAAGTCGAAGCCGCGATAAAAGCTCTGGCTCCTGGTCTGGGCATAGGTGAGCGGACGGTACTCGTCCTGGTTGAACTTGTTGTAGAGGGCGTAGACCTCGAGGTTGAGGCGATTGTCGAAGAGGGGCTGGGCCAGGCCGCCCATGAAGTTCAG contains these protein-coding regions:
- a CDS encoding TonB-dependent receptor, coding for MRFCRIICVAALLSACMCPLQAARAQEGGSEQTQEKHEYYKIQDIEVAAPKQVGPVVEDKSEPASVSTLPRQTIETFGGPAQVNPYTVLNKLMPSVNSESMDAYGLVKESNIRIRGQSAFSFGSLSQTVNGAPIGISTGYGASGNYIDLENINTMSLYRGPIPADKGFGFGDAAGVLDMQVLGPSYTRRAIIEQKLGTYNFNRTYGRLDSGELATGTRVFGSFSHALADKWRGTGDAERLNFMGGLAQPLFDNRLNLEVYALYNKFNQDEYRPLTYAQTRSQSFYRGFDFTGEMTGTPSVDYAYYGYNRQYFDEWSMFGKLEAKLWQGATASFRPYYAGNDGRRYNTAANSAKASGKGYTYTVMDYEQRQFGYFAEIEQKLDPVTVKLGYWYQNLALYPPVPASVRTFNLQDYGSYFGSWSNLAEVGDRIFHSPYLQTKTDLGKVHLSAGLRYLSVNFPSVTAYNTAGVPDGTYDDVLDTLLTPNANLSAKKTAKDVWLPNAGISYDLTDQLSARFMYGRTYACPPQGPFYNGYSKYLAKFQAAGITFQSLWDDMKLETADNFDVGLRFANGTFSLSPTFYYSRHYNKQVTVYDSLVGGSYSQTNAEAESIGGELEASWKATSWLTLFGAGSYNRFTFTKNLNTALNTTLNIKGNQVPDVPLWQAKFGAIAKYDKLTFTPTYRYMDLRYGDVQNKQSVNGYHIVDLSVAYDIPNVLGSKKVTLTLDLQNILDQRYIAVIRSSDDSTANSSIYYYPGAPFNAVAGIRLEF
- a CDS encoding PocR ligand-binding domain-containing protein, with product MADINKTKKQLLYELGQARQRISILESMLPEAISKEKAQEGRIGERSGEYLRSVVRTIPDLVWLKDPDGIYLACNAAFESFFGAKECEIVGKTDHDFVSKELADFFLEHDRKAMEAGKSSINEEWLTFAGTGKSGLFETIKTPMLDPNGNVIGILGVSRDVTERKNVSTALEERLAALTKPLDDSGEVTFENLFNIKDIQQLQDEFALATGVASIITRPDGTPITKPSNFCRLCNDIIRKTEKGLRNCYKSDAVLGKLKKDGPTIQPCMSGGLWDAGAGISVGGRHVANWLIGQVRDESQTEEKIRAYAREIGAQEEDMALAFSEVKSMPLEQFERISRVLFTIANKISSIAYQNLQQARYINALKLAESELATTRNYLSNIIDSMPSVLIGVDTGCKITQWNVKASKTTRQDSHEVLGKRIDEVLPRLSCELERIEEAMRTRTAISDSLQTVVNGGKIYEDIVIYPLVANGINGAVMLINDVTDRIRLEQMMVQSEKMASVGGLAAGMAHEINNPLSSILQAAQVCLMQVNPESASNKNVAETCGCTMEAVHCYLEERRVLKFLDGIHEAGKRAAGIVSSMLEFSRKSELHRAPTNIHDILDKSVKLAATDYDLKKKYDFRHITIERYYEPGLPLINCNRTEIEQVILNLLKNAAQAIAGQSQHEKVPTISLRTRRTASAVRIEVSDNGPGMTEAVRRRVFEPFFTTKEVGEGTGLGLSVAYFIVTSNHDGSISVESEPGKGATFIVELPLSEGGGGVPG